One Paraburkholderia caffeinilytica DNA segment encodes these proteins:
- a CDS encoding Zn-ribbon domain-containing OB-fold protein, whose translation MSINVFRCTLCGTTLFPARYLCPSCGGAEWSVIDAEGGTVRAATAVRRRVGADNGGDIHLASVATEVGPIVVARLDSPVETGDAVSLALDAQHRIVARRG comes from the coding sequence ATGAGCATCAACGTTTTCCGCTGTACGCTCTGCGGTACCACGCTATTTCCGGCTCGCTACCTGTGCCCGTCCTGTGGCGGCGCCGAGTGGTCGGTGATCGATGCGGAGGGTGGCACCGTGAGGGCGGCGACTGCGGTCCGGCGTCGAGTGGGTGCGGATAACGGCGGCGACATCCACCTGGCGAGCGTTGCCACAGAAGTCGGGCCGATTGTCGTCGCGCGTCTCGACTCTCCGGTGGAGACCGGCGATGCAGTCAGTCTTGCTCTGGATGCGCAACACCGAATCGTCGCCCGCCGGGGTTGA
- a CDS encoding MFS transporter: MYVQNNRRDAAPAPREASFFQALILLSTVICGTLAPTVIGPVLPAMQRHFASVPGIETLVPVVVTMPMLILGALAMAIGAVSDRVGRKRVLVSALVLYAVAGTAPLYLDSIYAILASRALVGLAEAAVMTVSTSFIGDYFSGTQRDRYASLQITVASTSAFIFNLMGGALGAYGWRVPFVAYALPLLLAPLVQIFIWDTRSASGTPAAGSQVAAGEPVFNPLLLTLICAIAFAVGLVFMVVPVHLSFMLVDLGTRSTGEIGLAYALNSVGIIAGTLAFGWFLASRLAVVQQFAIGTLVCGSGFLIMGAAHDFTLLTLGAAINGVGCGVVLPALVSWGLRSLPFARRGFGTGAFTATQFIGYFCSPLLVMPLVGHWGSRFAVIEGWGIGLLLIAALAFAGSLRSRRLKLS, encoded by the coding sequence ATGTATGTTCAGAACAACCGGCGCGATGCCGCGCCGGCCCCTCGCGAAGCAAGCTTCTTTCAGGCGCTGATCCTGCTCAGCACGGTGATCTGCGGAACACTCGCGCCGACCGTGATCGGGCCTGTGCTGCCCGCGATGCAGCGGCATTTCGCGAGCGTGCCGGGGATCGAAACCCTGGTTCCGGTCGTCGTCACGATGCCGATGCTGATACTCGGCGCGCTGGCGATGGCGATCGGCGCCGTCAGCGACCGGGTTGGCCGCAAGCGCGTGCTGGTCAGCGCGCTCGTTCTGTACGCGGTGGCGGGTACCGCGCCGCTTTACCTCGATTCGATCTACGCGATTCTCGCGAGCCGCGCGCTCGTAGGACTTGCCGAGGCGGCAGTGATGACCGTCAGCACCTCCTTCATCGGCGACTATTTCAGCGGCACGCAGCGCGATCGCTATGCGTCGCTGCAGATCACGGTGGCCTCGACATCGGCGTTCATCTTCAACCTGATGGGCGGCGCGCTCGGCGCGTATGGCTGGCGCGTGCCGTTCGTGGCGTACGCGTTGCCACTGCTGCTGGCCCCGCTCGTGCAGATCTTCATCTGGGATACACGTAGTGCATCAGGTACGCCGGCAGCGGGCAGTCAGGTTGCCGCCGGCGAACCGGTATTCAACCCGTTGCTGCTCACGCTGATCTGCGCGATCGCATTCGCGGTCGGGCTTGTGTTCATGGTGGTGCCGGTTCATCTGTCGTTCATGCTGGTCGACCTCGGCACGCGCTCGACCGGTGAGATCGGCTTGGCCTACGCACTGAACAGCGTCGGCATCATCGCCGGTACGCTGGCGTTCGGATGGTTTCTCGCAAGCCGGCTCGCCGTGGTGCAGCAGTTCGCGATCGGCACGCTGGTCTGCGGTTCAGGCTTCCTGATCATGGGCGCCGCGCACGACTTCACGTTGCTGACGCTCGGCGCCGCGATCAACGGCGTGGGCTGTGGCGTGGTGCTGCCCGCACTCGTCAGCTGGGGGTTGCGTTCGCTGCCCTTTGCACGCCGCGGGTTCGGCACGGGCGCATTCACCGCGACCCAGTTCATCGGCTACTTCTGCAGTCCGCTGCTCGTAATGCCGCTAGTCGGTCATTGGGGCTCGCGCTTCGCGGTCATCGAAGGCTGGGGCATCGGACTCCTGCTCATTGCCGCGCTCGCTTTCGCCGGGTCGCTCCGCTCACGCCGCCTGAAGCTTAGCTGA
- a CDS encoding ATP-dependent acyl-CoA ligase: protein MPAVVCSQAPGRSATKLTLPEMLAARAARNPHAALFSDRLAQWTGAEALDIAARRAGSLAAQGVGRGDRVALLCTNRSEFMEIILGCAWLGAIAVPINTASRGLQLEHILRNSGARLVIAEAHLVDAVYALDPGGLAVESVWLIGQKQGAAPAHSVRSVPLPPRGEPVAAAGLADSDPLAILYTSGTSGLSKGVICSHAQFYWWGRHTADYLGVTAGDVLYTCLPLFHTNALNFFFQALTCDAELVVDRRFSASGFFDALVATKATITSVLGAMVPILLGRAASPNERAHRVRIALAPGVPGQFQHEFTERCGIALLDGYGSTETNFVIGAHIDAQRPGFMGKLTEGFDARVVDGYDHPVPDGEAGELIVRADEPCALASGYFGMPEKTVEAWRNLWLHTGDRVVREADGYYRFVDRQKDAIRRRGENISSYEVEQVLLSHPSVEIAAVFAVRSELAEDEVMAALVLCDEATLAPLDLIQYCEPRLPYFAVPRFLDFVRALPRTENGKIQKYKLREAGVTESTWDLEKSGYRLRRS from the coding sequence ATGCCAGCTGTGGTCTGCAGCCAGGCGCCGGGGCGTAGTGCCACGAAACTCACGTTGCCGGAAATGCTGGCCGCTCGTGCGGCCCGAAACCCGCACGCCGCGCTTTTCTCGGATCGCCTGGCGCAATGGACCGGCGCCGAGGCGCTCGACATCGCTGCGCGCCGTGCGGGTTCGCTCGCTGCTCAAGGCGTGGGACGCGGCGACCGGGTGGCGCTGCTTTGCACGAATCGCAGCGAGTTCATGGAGATCATTCTGGGGTGCGCGTGGCTCGGTGCGATCGCGGTTCCGATCAATACGGCTTCGCGCGGCTTGCAACTCGAGCACATTCTGCGCAACTCCGGCGCACGACTGGTCATTGCCGAAGCCCATCTCGTCGATGCCGTTTATGCACTCGATCCCGGCGGGCTGGCAGTCGAATCAGTATGGCTGATTGGGCAGAAGCAAGGCGCTGCACCGGCGCACAGCGTTCGGTCCGTGCCGCTGCCGCCGCGGGGCGAACCGGTCGCAGCCGCGGGGTTGGCCGATAGCGATCCGCTCGCGATTCTGTACACGTCCGGGACGTCTGGGTTGTCAAAAGGGGTGATCTGCTCACACGCGCAGTTCTATTGGTGGGGCAGGCATACGGCTGATTATCTCGGCGTCACGGCCGGCGACGTCCTCTACACCTGTCTGCCGCTCTTCCACACGAACGCGCTGAACTTCTTCTTTCAGGCTCTCACGTGCGATGCCGAGCTGGTTGTCGATCGCCGCTTTTCGGCGAGCGGCTTCTTCGACGCGCTGGTTGCGACCAAGGCGACTATCACGTCCGTGCTGGGCGCGATGGTGCCGATTCTGCTAGGCCGCGCCGCGTCGCCGAACGAACGCGCACACAGGGTGCGCATTGCGCTGGCGCCGGGCGTGCCGGGTCAGTTCCAGCATGAATTCACCGAGCGTTGTGGAATTGCGTTGCTCGACGGCTACGGTTCGACGGAAACGAACTTCGTGATCGGCGCCCACATCGACGCACAGCGTCCCGGCTTTATGGGCAAGCTGACGGAGGGATTCGATGCGCGCGTCGTCGACGGGTACGACCATCCCGTCCCGGATGGCGAAGCCGGCGAGCTTATTGTCCGGGCGGACGAGCCATGCGCGCTCGCAAGCGGCTATTTCGGCATGCCGGAGAAAACCGTCGAAGCATGGCGCAATCTGTGGCTTCACACCGGGGATCGCGTAGTACGCGAAGCCGACGGCTACTACCGCTTCGTCGACCGGCAGAAGGATGCGATCCGGCGGCGCGGAGAAAACATTTCGTCTTACGAAGTCGAGCAGGTTCTGCTGAGCCATCCTTCAGTTGAAATCGCCGCGGTATTCGCCGTGCGCTCCGAACTCGCCGAAGATGAAGTGATGGCGGCACTCGTGCTTTGCGATGAGGCAACGCTGGCGCCACTGGATCTGATCCAGTACTGCGAACCGCGTCTACCGTACTTCGCCGTGCCGCGCTTTCTCGACTTCGTGCGCGCGCTGCCCAGAACGGAAAACGGCAAGATCCAGAAGTACAAACTGCGTGAGGCCGGCGTGACAGAGAGCACGTGGGACCTCGAAAAATCCGGCTACCGGCTCAGGCGTTCGTAG
- a CDS encoding thiolase family protein, whose translation MQSRDHAGVLLCGGVEVPYRRQAPEGTTGDLLAQAFSAALAQSGFAAHEVDGLGVASFTLAPDHAIDVAWRLGLSPRWCMDDCHGGASAINLLQHAVRAIQCGDANVIVLVSGDRFEPADFKQLVDHYNLTTRTWLRPLESGGPNALFAMLTQLHARSYGLSRADYGALCVAQRAWASRNPQAVYRTPLTIGSYLDAPIVAEPLGRFDCVPVVSGANAVVLARADLAKHDRNVAVRALRCSYNPDHQTGDGLQTSLAALAPALWRDAGMTPADMDLVSVYDDYPVMALVQLADLGFAPDGDMRALIARIASEALPVNTSGGQLSAGQAGAAGGMHGLVEALTQLRGEAGERQLAGARRALVSGYGMVEYRYGMCANAVVLEAVDGGAQ comes from the coding sequence ATGCAGTCACGCGACCATGCGGGGGTGTTGCTCTGCGGCGGAGTGGAAGTTCCGTATCGCCGGCAGGCTCCCGAAGGCACGACCGGCGATCTGCTTGCGCAGGCGTTTTCCGCAGCGCTGGCGCAATCAGGCTTCGCGGCACATGAAGTAGATGGTCTGGGTGTCGCATCGTTCACGCTTGCTCCGGACCACGCGATCGACGTGGCCTGGCGCCTTGGACTTTCGCCGCGCTGGTGCATGGACGACTGTCACGGCGGCGCCAGTGCAATCAACCTGTTGCAGCATGCGGTGCGCGCGATCCAGTGCGGCGACGCCAACGTGATCGTGCTCGTTTCGGGGGACCGCTTCGAACCGGCGGATTTCAAGCAGCTTGTCGATCACTACAACCTGACTACGCGCACCTGGCTGCGCCCGCTCGAAAGTGGGGGGCCGAATGCGCTGTTCGCCATGCTGACGCAGTTGCATGCGCGAAGTTATGGTCTGTCGCGTGCGGATTACGGCGCGCTGTGCGTTGCGCAGCGCGCGTGGGCGTCGCGCAATCCGCAGGCGGTCTACCGCACACCGTTGACCATCGGATCGTATCTGGATGCACCCATCGTCGCCGAACCGCTGGGACGCTTCGACTGCGTGCCTGTCGTTAGTGGCGCAAATGCGGTCGTTCTCGCGCGAGCCGACCTCGCGAAGCACGACCGGAATGTCGCGGTCCGTGCGCTGCGCTGCAGCTATAACCCCGACCACCAGACGGGCGACGGATTGCAGACGTCGCTTGCCGCACTGGCACCGGCCCTGTGGCGCGACGCGGGCATGACGCCCGCCGACATGGATCTCGTGTCCGTGTACGACGACTATCCCGTGATGGCGCTCGTTCAGTTGGCCGACCTGGGCTTCGCGCCGGACGGCGACATGCGCGCGCTGATCGCGCGCATTGCGTCGGAAGCATTGCCGGTCAATACGTCGGGCGGACAGCTCTCGGCCGGCCAGGCGGGTGCTGCCGGCGGAATGCACGGGCTTGTCGAAGCGCTGACACAGTTGCGTGGCGAGGCGGGCGAGCGTCAGCTAGCGGGTGCGCGGCGGGCGCTCGTCAGTGGCTACGGCATGGTCGAGTATCGCTATGGCATGTGTGCGAATGCGGTGGTGCTTGAAGCTGTCGATGGAGGCGCGCAATGA
- a CDS encoding LysR family transcriptional regulator — MVDFNDVDLNLLRVFQAILEERSLTRAGQRLGLSQPAVSYSLGRLRSLFDDPLFVRTTGEMLPTPTATELAAPVNRAISSLREVFRYGDRFDPGASSREFHLSMSDVGEQVFLPILCTRLQETAPSVRLSVQQIPIADAEEKLRLGQLDFAIGNMPALKATTQYALLFHEPYVCMTRKRADPPARQISREKFLSLSHVSVGSSESSHHNIEHLLQAEGLHRRIALRVPHFTVVPQIIRRTEWMVTLPLRVARLFNERGEFVVYPLPVQIPEVEVTVHWHDAFESEEGNRWLRSLIIDSLHED, encoded by the coding sequence GTGGTGGACTTCAACGACGTTGACCTGAACCTTCTGCGTGTCTTTCAGGCGATTCTGGAGGAGCGCAGCCTGACGCGTGCCGGGCAGCGGCTGGGTCTGTCGCAGCCTGCGGTCAGTTACTCGCTCGGGAGGCTTCGCTCACTCTTCGATGATCCGCTCTTTGTACGCACTACAGGGGAGATGCTACCCACCCCAACCGCAACGGAACTGGCCGCACCTGTCAACCGGGCGATCTCGTCGCTTCGCGAGGTATTCCGTTATGGCGACCGCTTTGATCCGGGTGCCAGTAGCCGTGAATTTCATCTGTCGATGTCCGACGTCGGCGAGCAGGTTTTTCTGCCGATCTTGTGCACCAGGCTGCAGGAAACCGCGCCGTCCGTCAGGCTCTCGGTGCAGCAGATTCCCATTGCCGACGCTGAAGAGAAGCTGCGGCTTGGACAACTGGATTTTGCAATCGGCAACATGCCGGCGCTCAAGGCGACGACGCAATACGCGCTGCTGTTTCATGAACCGTATGTTTGCATGACGCGCAAGCGCGCAGACCCGCCTGCGCGGCAGATCTCCCGCGAAAAATTTCTTTCTCTGTCGCACGTATCGGTTGGATCGAGTGAGAGCAGCCATCACAACATAGAACACCTGCTGCAGGCGGAAGGTTTACATCGGAGAATCGCGTTACGCGTGCCTCACTTCACGGTTGTCCCGCAGATCATCCGGCGCACGGAATGGATGGTCACGTTGCCGCTGCGGGTTGCACGCCTGTTCAACGAGCGTGGCGAATTTGTTGTTTATCCGCTCCCAGTCCAGATTCCGGAAGTTGAAGTCACCGTGCATTGGCACGACGCATTCGAGTCGGAAGAGGGCAATCGCTGGCTCCGCTCGCTGATTATCGATAGCCTTCACGAAGATTGA
- a CDS encoding carbohydrate porin: MTSNRFGIFHRRTPVAMRLSAIALAAMLASGTAAAQAEPDASAAAGTAQPVDAVTKAVTKNVSTGAAQKTAGAEPADKAATHASAAEHPTATTSAPLSLAQGGAAIKQASTDRPTVQQGIPSTDQLGVSHVGNAAPEPAESPRQGILSGVGATLNDWGFTPVFNLVQMYLANPSVGQQTGNHEALTFVSVGGDFDLQKIAGFNGATIHFQQLFVPFTTNLGWGKQVGDVLAGQPGPYVPKVSHLAVFTWEQKAFNDRLDVEVGKSNPGLYFAAPVCNQGFGCQSAILQDNAGMNPPIYSNWGGRVRYNLTPALSVQAGVWRSNPAFPFTNGWEWTDSVPDSNTWLANITYRTTYQTDPYPKSYELLFYHNTATQTDPFTVATHKGTSGMYVGGRQVVYRPDGGKSGASDPTAFSVFGSLTTSFDAHASTGLAMTGIAGVMVEAPFRSRPHDSYALSFNWATLTPNEQNYLKQQNLAAGGTGYTVGRTQFGLKLDANIAVTRSIILSPYVMRTWNTNTWGNPAFTGTPKNGFVAGVLASVFFDKMLGLTDH, translated from the coding sequence ATGACATCGAACAGGTTTGGCATCTTCCATCGTCGCACGCCCGTTGCGATGCGCTTGTCGGCCATTGCGCTCGCAGCGATGCTGGCGAGCGGCACGGCTGCCGCGCAAGCAGAACCGGATGCATCGGCCGCGGCCGGAACGGCGCAGCCGGTCGACGCCGTCACGAAAGCCGTCACGAAAAATGTGTCAACTGGTGCCGCGCAGAAAACTGCCGGCGCCGAGCCGGCGGACAAGGCAGCCACGCACGCGTCCGCCGCCGAGCACCCCACCGCTACGACGTCGGCGCCGCTGTCGCTCGCGCAGGGCGGGGCGGCGATCAAGCAGGCTTCCACCGATCGTCCGACCGTGCAGCAGGGCATACCGTCGACCGATCAACTCGGCGTCTCGCATGTCGGCAACGCGGCGCCGGAACCCGCCGAAAGTCCGCGACAAGGGATCCTGTCCGGCGTTGGCGCTACGTTGAACGACTGGGGCTTCACGCCGGTATTCAATCTCGTGCAGATGTACCTGGCCAACCCGAGCGTCGGCCAGCAGACGGGCAATCATGAAGCGTTGACGTTCGTTTCCGTTGGAGGCGACTTCGACTTGCAGAAGATCGCGGGCTTCAACGGTGCAACGATCCACTTCCAGCAACTATTCGTGCCATTCACCACTAACCTTGGATGGGGCAAGCAGGTTGGCGACGTCCTTGCCGGACAGCCTGGCCCGTACGTGCCGAAAGTGTCGCACCTTGCCGTCTTCACCTGGGAGCAGAAGGCATTCAACGACCGGCTCGACGTGGAAGTCGGCAAGAGCAATCCCGGTCTGTACTTCGCGGCGCCCGTCTGCAATCAGGGATTCGGCTGCCAGAGCGCGATACTGCAGGACAACGCCGGAATGAATCCGCCCATCTACTCGAACTGGGGTGGACGTGTGCGCTATAACCTGACTCCCGCGTTGTCCGTGCAGGCGGGGGTGTGGCGTTCGAATCCGGCTTTCCCGTTTACCAACGGCTGGGAATGGACCGACAGCGTACCGGACAGCAACACGTGGCTCGCGAATATCACCTACCGGACGACGTACCAGACCGATCCGTATCCGAAGAGCTATGAGCTGCTGTTCTATCACAACACGGCGACGCAGACCGACCCGTTTACGGTCGCGACGCATAAGGGAACTTCGGGCATGTACGTTGGCGGCAGACAGGTCGTGTACCGGCCGGACGGCGGTAAGAGCGGCGCGAGCGATCCAACTGCATTCTCCGTATTTGGCAGCCTGACGACGAGCTTCGATGCGCACGCGAGCACGGGTCTCGCGATGACAGGCATCGCCGGTGTGATGGTGGAGGCGCCGTTTCGCAGCCGGCCTCACGACAGCTACGCATTGAGCTTCAACTGGGCGACCCTTACTCCGAACGAGCAGAACTACCTGAAGCAGCAGAATCTGGCCGCGGGCGGCACGGGCTATACGGTCGGGCGCACCCAATTCGGGCTCAAGCTCGACGCGAACATCGCAGTTACCCGCAGCATCATCCTGAGCCCCTATGTGATGCGGACGTGGAACACGAACACGTGGGGCAATCCTGCGTTCACCGGCACGCCCAAGAATGGGTTCGTCGCCGGCGTTCTCGCGAGTGTTTTCTTCGACAAGATGCTGGGGCTGACCGATCATTGA
- a CDS encoding SDR family NAD(P)-dependent oxidoreductase, with product MKSVFKHALPVQEGRRLQGKVAVVTGIGSGIGRACALLFAAQGARVVGCDIDATAAGQTVEDARSQGLALDSLHPCDLTDPAGAARLVDFARERHGGFDVLVNAAAYGAFAWLQEMDYETQWRRTLTGELDIVFLLCKAAWPVLIARGGGSVINFASANAAVALEGSPALAHCAGKGGVLAMTRQLAMEGGPHGIRVNSISPALVETAATRAHMHAQPEFLERALGKMMIRRIGQPEDVAWCALFLASDEAGWITAADVPVDGGATAW from the coding sequence ATGAAGTCCGTTTTCAAACATGCGCTCCCGGTGCAGGAAGGCCGGCGCCTGCAAGGCAAGGTTGCGGTGGTTACCGGCATCGGAAGCGGAATCGGCCGTGCGTGCGCACTGTTGTTCGCGGCCCAGGGGGCGCGGGTGGTCGGTTGCGATATCGATGCCACGGCCGCCGGCCAGACTGTCGAAGACGCTCGCTCGCAAGGTCTCGCGCTCGACAGCCTGCACCCCTGCGACCTGACCGATCCCGCTGGCGCCGCACGTCTCGTCGACTTCGCGCGAGAAAGACACGGCGGTTTCGATGTGCTCGTCAACGCGGCCGCGTACGGCGCTTTCGCGTGGTTGCAGGAGATGGACTACGAAACGCAATGGCGCCGGACGCTGACCGGCGAACTCGATATCGTCTTCCTGCTGTGCAAGGCCGCGTGGCCTGTGCTGATCGCGCGCGGCGGCGGCTCCGTGATCAACTTCGCATCGGCCAACGCTGCAGTCGCGCTCGAAGGATCGCCCGCGCTTGCTCACTGCGCCGGCAAGGGCGGCGTGCTCGCCATGACGCGCCAGCTCGCGATGGAAGGCGGCCCGCATGGCATCCGCGTGAACAGCATTTCCCCTGCGCTCGTCGAGACCGCGGCCACGCGCGCGCATATGCACGCACAGCCTGAGTTTCTCGAACGTGCGCTCGGCAAGATGATGATCAGGCGCATTGGCCAGCCCGAAGATGTTGCGTGGTGCGCGCTCTTTCTCGCCTCCGATGAGGCCGGCTGGATCACCGCCGCCGACGTCCCGGTAGACGGCGGCGCGACAGCCTGGTAG
- a CDS encoding MFS transporter: MASTQTLPASGVQGASGGLDQKSLRRIVMASVAGNALEWYDFFLYSTAAALVFGELFFPKGTDPLIGTLAAFAGFAVGFAARPFGGLLFGHIGDRYGRKGALVWTLSIMGGATFLIGLLPTYGQAGLWAPALLLVLRVLQGVASGGEWGGGVLMISESAPPEKRGMYASWSQIGVGGGFVLSAAVFFLVQKLPHDTFMSWGWRVPFLLSIAIFGVGVYIRSRLPESTEFAKAEAAGKTTHTPVLEAIRRHPKELLIAMGLRVAENGGSYIFLAFSLVYGKFIGVPSSVMLAGVMVSMTVELGMMLVWGRLSDRIGRKPVYMIGAVGLIVIALPFFWLIDTKVPGLIWLAFLLANGVCHGAMIGTQPSLMGELFSTEVRYSGMALGHEIASVFAGGLSPLVATALLAKYHAAWPVALMLMAMGAITVVALLCARETAQRAAH, from the coding sequence ATGGCAAGCACGCAAACCTTACCCGCGTCTGGCGTACAAGGTGCCAGCGGTGGGCTCGACCAGAAGTCTTTGCGGCGCATCGTCATGGCATCGGTGGCAGGCAATGCGCTCGAATGGTATGACTTCTTTCTCTACAGTACGGCGGCCGCGCTGGTATTCGGCGAACTGTTTTTTCCGAAAGGCACCGACCCGTTGATCGGGACGCTGGCTGCGTTCGCGGGCTTTGCCGTCGGTTTTGCCGCGCGGCCGTTCGGCGGCTTACTGTTCGGCCACATCGGCGACCGCTACGGACGCAAGGGCGCGCTGGTGTGGACGCTGTCGATCATGGGCGGCGCGACGTTTCTGATCGGCCTGTTGCCGACCTACGGCCAGGCCGGGCTGTGGGCGCCGGCGCTGCTTCTCGTACTGCGCGTGCTGCAAGGTGTCGCGTCAGGCGGCGAATGGGGCGGTGGCGTGTTGATGATCAGCGAGTCGGCACCGCCGGAAAAGCGCGGCATGTACGCATCATGGAGTCAGATCGGCGTGGGTGGCGGCTTTGTGTTGTCGGCCGCGGTTTTCTTTCTCGTGCAAAAGCTGCCACACGACACGTTCATGAGCTGGGGCTGGCGCGTACCGTTTCTGCTATCGATCGCGATCTTCGGCGTCGGCGTCTACATCCGCTCGAGGTTGCCGGAAAGCACTGAATTTGCGAAGGCAGAGGCGGCAGGCAAGACGACCCACACGCCGGTGCTCGAAGCGATCCGCCGCCACCCGAAAGAGCTGTTGATCGCCATGGGCCTGCGCGTTGCCGAGAACGGCGGCTCTTATATCTTTCTGGCCTTCTCGCTTGTGTATGGGAAGTTCATCGGCGTGCCGAGTTCAGTCATGCTCGCGGGGGTGATGGTGTCGATGACCGTCGAGTTGGGCATGATGCTGGTGTGGGGCCGGCTGTCCGATCGCATCGGCCGCAAGCCGGTGTACATGATCGGCGCGGTGGGACTCATCGTCATTGCGCTGCCGTTCTTCTGGCTGATCGATACGAAGGTGCCGGGGCTCATCTGGCTCGCTTTCCTGTTGGCCAATGGCGTGTGCCATGGCGCGATGATCGGAACGCAGCCGAGCCTGATGGGCGAACTGTTCAGCACGGAGGTCCGTTATTCCGGCATGGCGCTGGGCCACGAGATCGCCTCGGTATTCGCGGGCGGCCTCTCGCCGCTGGTGGCCACCGCGCTGCTCGCGAAATACCACGCGGCGTGGCCGGTCGCGCTGATGCTCATGGCGATGGGCGCGATCACTGTCGTGGCGCTTCTCTGTGCGCGGGAAACAGCGCAACGCGCCGCACACTAA
- the aspA gene encoding aspartate ammonia-lyase produces MHATTRIEHDLLGDLAVPDDALYGVHTLRAVTNFPITGIPISTYPDLVNALASVKEAAALTNNELGLLDDKKTEAIVHACRQVRSGAAREHFVVDVIQGGAGTSTNMNANEVIANLALEHLGCRRGDYAVLHPNEDVNLGQSTNDVYPTALKIATYMGIAQLVDAMGVLRASFERKAEEFRDVLKMGRTQLQDAVPMTLGQEFGTFAVMLGEDEERLREASKLICEINLGATAIGTGINTSPDYAPLACRHLAAITGIALTTSPNLVEATQDVGSFVQLSGVLKRVAVKLSKTCNDLRLLSSGPRAGFGEINLPPMQAGSSIMPGKVNPVIPEVVNQIAFEVIGNDVTVSFAAEAGQLQLNAFEPIIAHSLFKSVSHLRAGCLTLASKCVDGITANRERLRSLVENSIGIVTALNPYIGYVNATQVAQEALVSGRGVAEIVIERGLLTQAQIDEILQPEMLTQPRPGLAFGDR; encoded by the coding sequence ATGCATGCGACCACGCGTATCGAACACGATTTACTCGGCGACCTTGCCGTGCCTGACGATGCCTTGTATGGGGTGCACACGCTGCGCGCCGTGACGAACTTCCCGATCACCGGAATTCCAATCTCGACCTATCCGGATCTCGTCAACGCACTCGCGAGTGTCAAGGAAGCTGCGGCGCTCACGAATAACGAACTGGGGCTGCTCGATGACAAAAAGACCGAGGCCATCGTACACGCCTGCCGGCAGGTTCGCTCGGGCGCCGCGCGCGAGCACTTCGTGGTTGACGTGATTCAGGGCGGAGCGGGCACGTCGACCAACATGAATGCGAACGAGGTGATCGCCAACCTGGCGCTTGAGCATCTCGGCTGTCGGCGCGGTGACTACGCGGTGCTGCACCCGAATGAAGATGTCAACCTTGGTCAGAGTACCAATGATGTGTATCCCACCGCGCTGAAGATCGCGACCTACATGGGCATTGCGCAGCTAGTGGATGCAATGGGCGTATTGCGCGCCTCGTTTGAGCGCAAGGCGGAAGAGTTCAGGGACGTCCTCAAGATGGGACGCACGCAGTTGCAGGATGCCGTGCCGATGACGCTCGGTCAGGAGTTCGGTACGTTCGCCGTGATGCTTGGCGAGGACGAGGAGCGGCTGCGGGAGGCATCGAAGCTGATCTGCGAGATCAATCTTGGCGCGACGGCGATTGGGACCGGCATCAACACGTCGCCTGACTACGCACCGCTAGCTTGCCGGCATCTCGCCGCGATCACCGGCATTGCGCTTACCACGTCGCCGAATCTCGTCGAAGCGACCCAGGATGTCGGCTCGTTCGTGCAGCTTTCAGGCGTGCTGAAGCGCGTCGCGGTGAAGCTTTCGAAGACATGCAACGACCTTCGTCTGCTGTCGAGCGGGCCGCGTGCAGGGTTCGGCGAAATCAACTTGCCGCCGATGCAGGCGGGCTCAAGCATTATGCCGGGGAAGGTCAATCCCGTGATTCCGGAGGTCGTCAATCAGATCGCTTTTGAGGTGATCGGCAACGACGTGACAGTGAGTTTCGCCGCTGAAGCCGGCCAGCTTCAGCTTAATGCGTTCGAGCCGATCATCGCTCACAGTCTGTTCAAGAGTGTTTCGCACTTGCGAGCGGGCTGCCTGACGCTCGCGTCGAAGTGCGTCGACGGCATCACGGCGAATCGCGAGCGGCTGCGTTCGCTTGTGGAGAATTCGATCGGTATTGTGACGGCGCTCAATCCATACATCGGTTACGTCAACGCAACGCAGGTTGCGCAGGAAGCGCTAGTGTCCGGTCGCGGCGTCGCGGAGATTGTGATCGAGAGAGGTTTGCTGACTCAAGCGCAGATCGATGAAATCCTGCAACCCGAAATGCTGACACAGCCGAGGCCGGGGCTCGCATTCGGCGATCGGTGA